A section of the Flavobacteriales bacterium genome encodes:
- a CDS encoding alpha/beta fold hydrolase — translation MATDIALPAWVDRIAFPFTPRTFHHPDGRMHLVDEGHGPVILFVHGTPDWSFGFRHLIAALRSTHRCIAPDHLGFGLSDKPVQADFTVAAHARRLQDLIDHLGLKDLTLVVTDFGGGIGLQHALEHPSNVKRIVLYNTWMWDLMPDRRFSRPSALMHTGFGRLLYLHFGFSVKVMMPGGYGDRSKLTQGIHAHFKNALPDPAARTATFACVQEIANAGPFWQAQWSRVERLRNTPTLLGWGMKDRFFPPDLLERWRIALPHAAVVTVPDAGHFLHEEAPDVLIDTLRGNRVTSA, via the coding sequence ATGGCCACGGACATCGCGCTCCCCGCCTGGGTCGACCGCATCGCCTTTCCCTTCACGCCCCGCACCTTCCACCACCCCGACGGGCGGATGCACCTTGTGGATGAGGGCCACGGCCCGGTGATCCTCTTCGTGCACGGCACCCCCGACTGGAGCTTCGGCTTCCGGCACCTCATCGCGGCGCTCCGCAGCACGCATCGGTGCATCGCACCGGACCATCTCGGCTTCGGCCTCAGCGACAAGCCGGTGCAGGCGGACTTCACCGTGGCCGCGCATGCCCGACGCCTGCAGGACCTCATCGACCATCTGGGGTTGAAGGACCTCACCCTGGTGGTGACGGACTTCGGCGGCGGCATCGGCCTGCAACATGCGCTCGAACACCCGTCGAACGTGAAGCGCATCGTGCTGTACAACACGTGGATGTGGGACCTGATGCCGGACCGGCGCTTCAGCCGGCCCAGCGCCCTCATGCACACCGGGTTCGGCCGCTTGCTCTACCTGCATTTCGGCTTCAGCGTGAAGGTGATGATGCCCGGCGGCTATGGCGACAGGTCCAAGTTGACCCAAGGGATCCACGCACACTTCAAGAACGCCTTGCCCGATCCGGCCGCACGCACGGCCACCTTCGCCTGTGTGCAGGAGATCGCGAACGCGGGCCCGTTCTGGCAGGCGCAATGGAGCAGGGTGGAGCGCCTGCGCAACACCCCCACCCTGCTGGGTTGGGGAATGAAGGACCGCTTCTTCCCTCCGGACCTGCTGGAGCGATGGCGGATCGCCCTGCCGCACGCGGCGGTCGTCACCGTCCCCGATGCGGGCCACTTCCTCCACGAGGAGGCCCCTGATGTGCTGATCGACACCCTGCGCGGCAACCGCGTCACCAGCGCATGA